One part of the Mariniblastus fucicola genome encodes these proteins:
- a CDS encoding 3-hydroxyacyl-ACP dehydratase FabZ family protein: protein MIAKAIFQHRFANVEDYLHHRSPYLLVHEIVDIADRSIRTRHVVPDDNFFTQGHFPGAPIMPGAMMQEVSTQSAGILIAANFNPMESFDTHDPFHNEYALGVLVKVKQARYRGFARPGDVLDVYVELSEQFGDVFDFACTIRREETVVMQNHFQLMNIKSSLLQGK from the coding sequence ATGATCGCCAAAGCCATCTTCCAGCACCGATTTGCCAACGTTGAAGACTACTTGCACCACCGTTCTCCGTATTTGCTGGTTCACGAGATCGTCGATATCGCGGATCGCAGCATTCGAACCCGCCACGTGGTGCCGGACGACAATTTCTTCACCCAAGGCCACTTTCCGGGAGCTCCGATCATGCCCGGAGCGATGATGCAGGAAGTTTCAACTCAGTCAGCCGGAATTCTGATCGCGGCGAACTTCAATCCGATGGAATCTTTTGACACCCACGACCCGTTTCACAACGAGTACGCTCTGGGTGTGTTGGTGAAAGTGAAACAGGCACGGTATCGCGGGTTTGCGCGGCCGGGAGATGTGCTCGATGTTTACGTTGAATTGTCCGAGCAGTTTGGAGACGTGTTTGATTTCGCGTGCACGATCCGCCGTGAGGAAACTGTCGTGATGCAAAACCATTTCCAGTTGATGAACATCAAGTCTT
- a CDS encoding WD40 repeat domain-containing protein: MIQRRHFLGAATAAAFCLTTRTGFCAAPVAALNWTSKVIQTVRHGNLNRKPVVTGVSLQPVGSLLAIVGDDHYVSLYDVQSQQFVEHLKKHTDWVRSAKFSADSAALFTCGNDHKLIRWETDQFTKPTFEVRQTDAIIELAISHDSTKVATVGFNENLIIRDSKTGDQISTLRCACNDNHAVAFSADDKLVAAGGRCGTIRVWDVDSQAVVYELKAHRRRIRTLEFTPEGELISAGDDQIVKVNRLDNPGLSVALPRQASKLFAVKTIAPSVIATSGSDNRIHIWNTARVSEIGVLENHTGTVSSLDMAQGVLVSGSFDTTVRIWTPNPDEIAVVTPRFVAPESIPSTAASLSGASDTFSTRR; the protein is encoded by the coding sequence ATGATTCAGCGGCGACATTTTCTTGGCGCAGCCACCGCGGCTGCGTTCTGTCTGACAACACGTACCGGATTTTGCGCTGCGCCAGTGGCCGCATTGAACTGGACCAGTAAAGTCATTCAAACCGTGCGGCACGGAAACCTGAACCGTAAGCCTGTCGTTACCGGAGTCAGCCTGCAGCCTGTCGGTAGCTTGCTGGCGATCGTCGGTGATGATCACTATGTCAGTCTGTACGACGTTCAGAGCCAGCAGTTCGTTGAGCATCTCAAGAAGCACACGGACTGGGTTCGTTCCGCAAAATTCTCGGCCGACAGTGCAGCTCTGTTCACTTGCGGCAACGACCACAAGTTGATCCGCTGGGAAACGGACCAGTTTACCAAGCCCACGTTTGAGGTTCGGCAAACGGATGCAATCATTGAATTGGCGATCAGCCATGATTCCACCAAAGTTGCCACGGTTGGGTTCAATGAAAACTTGATCATTCGCGACTCAAAAACCGGCGATCAGATCTCGACGCTTCGTTGTGCTTGCAATGACAATCACGCAGTGGCTTTCTCTGCCGACGACAAATTGGTTGCTGCGGGTGGTCGCTGCGGAACGATCCGTGTTTGGGATGTTGATTCTCAAGCCGTCGTTTACGAATTGAAGGCTCACCGGCGACGAATTCGCACGTTGGAATTCACTCCCGAGGGAGAGTTGATTAGTGCTGGCGACGATCAGATCGTAAAGGTCAATCGCCTGGACAATCCCGGCCTCTCGGTCGCACTGCCACGGCAGGCGTCGAAGTTGTTTGCCGTCAAGACGATTGCTCCGTCAGTCATCGCAACGTCTGGCAGTGACAATCGAATTCATATTTGGAACACTGCTCGCGTGTCGGAGATCGGTGTTCTTGAAAACCATACGGGAACTGTTTCCAGTCTCGACATGGCGCAGGGAGTGCTGGTTTCAGGCAGCTTCGACACCACCGTGCGGATCTGGACTCCGAATCCCGACGAGATCGCAGTTGTCACGCCTCGATTTGTGGCGCCCGAGTCCATCCCTTCCACCGCCGCCAGCCTTTCTGGTGCGTCCGATACATTTTCGACGCGCCGCTAA
- a CDS encoding SdrD B-like domain-containing protein translates to MSLLNKLSSQFFGTSKPSGTSPAKEDGQRRCRFEVLEERRVLSADPVIAGVTYFEGDEGQDSTPDYFEVSFEGGADTTQLTQFTINGDQDSDGQLSDGDMFFDVGEGQPGTGGYHAFEFDAANSSGVSASDIKGFSVSSDGLLLTVEVDNFEAGDIFAFTIDVDEVERLRVDKIASGVEFEGSFFNATFADQHYNFEDRSVAIDATLEDGYVQPQQEGVFYDEYDALYSEGQSVAQAAINLPADNSDGQSDRTAGAIDAYDLVAKPISISGTVYHDEDLDCVHDSDEDGIANVSIELQQLNPTTGVYEVVATTTTDANGDYEFGKELGLMPGDYRLVETQPNGYLDVGAESGSEGGDVVNDRDGAPNVIGNINVELGNTAATDYDFKEVRPAQLEGNVYHDANDNGVQDAGEEGIANVLIQVTRVGAKGDLAVDPFADTTPIFVRTDAAGHYSVDGLPPGIYEVIEINSYPGEVDPLAAYIDGKDALGEVGNAKTGTQKNDQFSNVELCADDHGVEYNFGELKPASISGYVSVDVPGQSKLGPNDPDFKPIEGVTIQLLDDSGNVIETTKTDATGQYEFDGLAPGSYSVVEIQPEGYYDGGDVVGTVANKTAGVLANDRFSNIVLGSGQSGTRYDFCELEPASISGFVSVDVPGQSKLDPSDPNFRPIEGVTIQLLDESGNLVKTTKTDASGQYQFNDLEPGTYSVVEVQPEGYLDGGDVVGGVANKTVGTLLNDRFDNIVVGSGQAGTRYDFCEHEPASIKGTVYHDRNDNGRQDSGEEGIANVLIELMDADGNVLQSTKTDANGDYCFEDLLAGEYMIAETQPGDYLDGKEALGSLGGQSKPDAFNVTVVGGDAGVNYDFGELLPGAITGYVHTDDNEDCVFDESQGELPLANVTLELLDADGKVIATTTTDDRGFYQFTGLEPGTYSVRETQPDDFFSVGEKAGSGNGDATSNLLSNIEVGSGQRLTDYNFCEQAPAEIHGRVWEDGPAFESEDGTLPDDYRDLRDGVYTAGVDTPIEGVRMELYYYFDPNGQFQPRPVKLSEVMSDYYTHMDSSDPDAGVYVETMADGEYWFQGLKPGSYVVLEAQPEGYADANDIPGPTQNGSSGVSFNTQTEVQGAVSALTQTFSAAQLQDTVANIVVDAGGISTQNNFTEVRSIVVTPPVDPPNNPNPGNPTTPATPNNPVRPNPGITGFPGLAGAQSGNFISIVGAAGGQQFEPQAEDGAYSWHLSVINAGQPRAAGTEAADSDSVWQQAGFISDSDWNRFDMDDASWTFTTTTNDEILAKEDGSIHFGVIGGIPLAGDFDGNGIDEVAIYKDGYWMIDINRNGKWDRNDLLAKLGDSEDRPVAGDWDGDGKDDIGIYGPMWARDPEAIEHEPGLPNPDNSPYTRPKNVPPQITDATNGSRVMKLTSFGREQSDVVDHVFGLDDDDKIPVTGDWNGNGVRSIGTFRDGVWDMDVNGDGRFDHLDKSVRYGQTGDVPVVGDFNGDGIEEIAIYRNGTWIIDSNGNGELDITDRTFELGGVNDKPVVGDWDGDGVDEPAIYHEQEWTEFN, encoded by the coding sequence TTGAGCCTTTTAAACAAACTTTCAAGCCAGTTTTTTGGAACCTCAAAGCCGTCCGGCACCAGTCCCGCCAAAGAAGACGGTCAGCGTCGTTGCCGGTTCGAGGTGCTTGAAGAGCGCCGTGTGCTTTCGGCCGATCCAGTGATTGCCGGAGTCACTTATTTCGAAGGCGACGAAGGGCAGGACTCCACACCTGACTATTTCGAAGTCAGTTTCGAAGGCGGTGCCGACACGACTCAGTTGACTCAGTTTACCATTAACGGCGACCAGGACAGCGACGGTCAGCTTTCTGATGGCGACATGTTCTTCGACGTTGGCGAAGGGCAGCCAGGAACTGGCGGTTACCATGCATTCGAATTCGACGCGGCAAACAGTTCAGGTGTATCGGCAAGCGACATCAAAGGTTTTTCAGTGTCCAGCGACGGACTGCTGTTGACGGTTGAGGTCGACAACTTCGAAGCCGGCGACATCTTCGCTTTCACTATCGATGTGGACGAAGTCGAACGGCTTCGCGTCGATAAAATTGCCTCCGGCGTCGAGTTCGAAGGTTCGTTCTTCAACGCGACTTTCGCCGATCAACATTACAATTTCGAAGATCGCTCGGTCGCGATCGATGCGACTCTTGAAGACGGTTACGTACAGCCGCAGCAAGAGGGTGTCTTTTACGACGAATACGACGCGCTCTATTCGGAAGGTCAATCTGTCGCGCAAGCAGCAATCAACTTGCCTGCCGACAACTCCGATGGCCAATCTGACAGAACGGCGGGTGCAATCGACGCTTATGACCTTGTCGCCAAACCGATTTCGATTTCCGGAACCGTTTACCACGATGAAGATCTCGATTGCGTGCACGATAGCGACGAAGACGGCATTGCCAATGTCAGCATCGAGTTGCAGCAGCTAAATCCGACCACCGGTGTGTACGAAGTCGTCGCGACGACAACCACGGACGCCAACGGTGACTATGAGTTTGGCAAAGAGCTTGGTCTCATGCCCGGAGATTATCGACTGGTCGAAACGCAGCCCAACGGTTACCTCGACGTTGGTGCAGAATCAGGCTCTGAAGGCGGAGATGTCGTCAATGACCGGGACGGAGCGCCAAACGTCATTGGAAATATTAATGTCGAACTGGGCAACACAGCGGCTACGGATTACGATTTCAAAGAAGTTCGGCCTGCTCAACTCGAAGGCAACGTGTATCACGACGCCAACGACAACGGCGTGCAGGACGCTGGCGAAGAAGGGATTGCCAATGTGCTGATTCAGGTGACTCGGGTTGGCGCAAAAGGTGATCTGGCAGTCGATCCATTCGCTGATACGACTCCGATATTTGTACGCACCGATGCCGCCGGGCATTACAGCGTCGATGGCTTGCCGCCCGGGATCTACGAAGTCATCGAAATCAACAGCTATCCTGGCGAAGTCGATCCTCTGGCTGCCTACATCGACGGTAAAGACGCTCTCGGAGAAGTCGGCAACGCAAAAACCGGTACTCAAAAGAACGACCAGTTTAGCAACGTCGAACTTTGTGCAGACGACCATGGCGTTGAGTACAACTTCGGTGAGCTCAAGCCCGCTTCGATCAGTGGCTACGTTAGCGTCGACGTTCCGGGGCAGAGCAAGCTTGGTCCGAACGATCCTGACTTCAAACCCATCGAAGGCGTTACCATTCAGCTGCTTGACGACAGCGGCAACGTTATCGAAACGACAAAAACTGATGCCACTGGGCAGTACGAATTTGACGGCCTCGCGCCCGGATCGTACTCCGTCGTCGAAATTCAGCCAGAAGGCTACTACGACGGTGGCGACGTTGTCGGAACGGTTGCCAACAAGACTGCTGGTGTGTTGGCGAACGATCGATTCAGCAACATCGTTCTGGGATCTGGTCAAAGCGGGACTCGCTATGATTTCTGCGAGCTTGAGCCAGCTTCGATCAGTGGTTTCGTTAGCGTCGACGTGCCAGGGCAGAGCAAGCTAGATCCTTCCGATCCAAATTTCAGGCCCATCGAAGGCGTTACCATTCAGTTGCTCGACGAAAGCGGCAACCTTGTCAAAACAACAAAGACCGACGCCAGCGGACAGTATCAGTTCAATGACCTTGAGCCTGGCACTTACTCCGTCGTCGAAGTCCAGCCAGAAGGTTACCTCGATGGCGGTGACGTTGTCGGCGGCGTGGCCAACAAAACGGTTGGCACACTGCTGAATGATCGATTTGATAATATCGTCGTCGGATCGGGCCAGGCGGGAACTCGATACGATTTCTGCGAGCACGAACCTGCTTCGATCAAGGGGACGGTTTATCATGACCGCAACGACAATGGTCGTCAGGACTCGGGCGAAGAAGGTATCGCCAATGTGCTGATCGAGCTCATGGACGCAGATGGTAACGTGTTGCAAAGCACAAAGACTGACGCCAATGGAGATTACTGCTTCGAAGACTTGCTGGCCGGCGAATACATGATCGCCGAAACTCAGCCTGGCGATTATCTTGACGGAAAAGAAGCACTCGGGTCGCTCGGTGGACAATCCAAGCCAGACGCTTTCAATGTAACGGTCGTCGGTGGTGACGCTGGCGTGAACTACGATTTCGGTGAGCTGTTGCCGGGAGCGATTACAGGTTACGTGCACACCGATGACAACGAAGACTGTGTGTTTGACGAAAGCCAGGGCGAACTTCCGCTGGCCAACGTGACATTGGAGTTGCTTGATGCGGATGGCAAAGTCATCGCCACGACAACGACTGACGATCGCGGATTCTATCAGTTCACGGGGCTCGAGCCGGGAACTTATTCCGTTCGCGAAACTCAGCCAGACGACTTCTTCTCTGTCGGCGAAAAGGCCGGAAGCGGAAACGGAGACGCGACTTCGAACTTGCTGTCCAACATTGAAGTCGGATCAGGACAACGTTTGACTGACTACAACTTCTGCGAGCAGGCTCCGGCCGAGATTCATGGTCGGGTCTGGGAAGACGGTCCGGCTTTCGAATCGGAAGACGGCACATTGCCCGACGACTATCGCGATCTTCGTGACGGAGTTTACACCGCTGGAGTCGACACGCCGATCGAAGGCGTTCGCATGGAGCTGTACTATTATTTCGATCCGAACGGACAATTCCAACCGCGTCCGGTCAAGCTCAGCGAAGTCATGTCGGACTACTACACGCACATGGATTCGTCCGACCCTGATGCAGGTGTCTACGTTGAGACGATGGCAGACGGCGAGTACTGGTTCCAGGGGCTGAAGCCTGGTAGCTATGTCGTTCTCGAAGCACAGCCTGAAGGTTACGCGGACGCGAACGACATTCCCGGACCGACGCAAAACGGATCTTCTGGCGTATCGTTCAACACGCAGACAGAAGTGCAGGGTGCTGTTTCAGCACTGACGCAGACTTTCAGTGCGGCTCAACTTCAGGATACCGTCGCGAACATCGTTGTCGACGCTGGAGGCATCTCAACGCAGAACAACTTCACCGAAGTCCGTTCGATCGTTGTCACGCCGCCAGTTGATCCTCCGAACAATCCGAATCCAGGAAACCCAACCACACCGGCTACTCCGAACAATCCGGTGCGACCGAATCCGGGCATCACCGGATTCCCAGGGCTTGCAGGAGCACAGTCTGGAAACTTTATCTCGATCGTCGGTGCTGCTGGAGGACAACAGTTCGAGCCGCAAGCCGAAGATGGTGCTTACAGTTGGCACTTGAGTGTCATCAACGCCGGGCAGCCTCGTGCCGCCGGAACGGAAGCCGCTGATTCAGATTCAGTTTGGCAACAAGCCGGTTTCATTTCTGATTCGGATTGGAACCGGTTCGATATGGACGACGCCTCGTGGACGTTTACGACGACCACCAACGATGAAATCCTGGCCAAGGAAGACGGTTCGATCCACTTCGGCGTCATCGGCGGAATCCCATTGGCGGGAGACTTCGACGGCAACGGAATCGATGAAGTCGCGATCTACAAAGACGGTTATTGGATGATCGACATCAACCGCAACGGGAAGTGGGATCGAAATGACCTGCTTGCCAAGCTTGGCGACAGCGAAGATCGACCCGTGGCAGGAGACTGGGACGGTGATGGCAAAGACGACATCGGAATTTACGGTCCAATGTGGGCGAGGGATCCTGAAGCGATCGAGCACGAGCCTGGTCTTCCGAACCCGGACAACAGCCCTTACACACGCCCGAAAAACGTTCCGCCACAAATCACGGACGCCACCAATGGTTCGCGTGTGATGAAGCTGACCAGCTTTGGACGCGAACAGTCCGATGTGGTTGATCATGTCTTCGGGCTTGATGATGACGACAAAATCCCGGTGACCGGTGATTGGAACGGTAACGGCGTTCGCTCGATTGGAACTTTCCGCGACGGTGTATGGGACATGGATGTCAATGGTGACGGACGCTTCGACCACCTCGATAAATCAGTCCGCTACGGGCAAACGGGAGACGTGCCTGTCGTTGGCGACTTCAACGGCGATGGCATCGAAGAAATCGCGATTTACCGCAACGGTACGTGGATCATCGACTCCAACGGAAACGGCGAACTGGACATCACGGATCGAACGTTCGAGCTCGGTGGCGTGAATGACAAGCCAGTTGTTGGCGACTGGGATGGCGACGGCGTTGATGAGCCGGCGATTTACCACGAGCAAGAGTGGACTGAGTTCAACTAA
- a CDS encoding 5-(carboxyamino)imidazole ribonucleotide synthase, with product MPETAMTGNENSAASPLPEGSTIGLVGGGQLGMFFTQAAQRLGYRVCCFCNHEEEPAAKFADVVVCGAFSDRQAIEELVSNCDVVTYEFESIPPETLAMIAARTRLMPSLEVVQTTQDRALEKTFLREHRIPTSEFRVVKSLAGLSESLQQLNGAAVLKTARDGYDGKGQWKLRGDETPEQLGSIWNEVSDRKCTLERLVDLQKEVSMIVAGDQHGNIKTIGPMCNQHVNHILDTTWVDHSCEDSIGTRTRELSIEIARHFGLVGTFCVEFFINTEGEVLVNEIAPRPHNSGHLTIDAFSLSQFDLQALAVSGHEITEPIELEPAVMVNLLGDLWLQQEPAFEAAADELDCEIFLHLYGKKAARAGRKMGHATIVAESLDAAIEHAKRYRQLLHHRAAANHNS from the coding sequence ATGCCTGAAACTGCCATGACGGGAAACGAGAATTCTGCGGCCTCGCCACTTCCAGAGGGCTCCACGATCGGGCTTGTCGGGGGAGGGCAGTTGGGGATGTTCTTCACTCAGGCTGCTCAACGTTTGGGCTATCGCGTTTGCTGTTTTTGTAATCACGAAGAAGAGCCTGCGGCGAAATTTGCGGACGTTGTCGTGTGTGGAGCTTTCTCGGACCGACAAGCCATCGAGGAGCTGGTCTCCAATTGCGATGTCGTGACTTACGAATTCGAATCGATTCCGCCAGAGACGTTGGCGATGATCGCTGCTCGTACTCGACTGATGCCATCGTTGGAAGTCGTGCAGACGACTCAGGATCGTGCGCTCGAGAAAACGTTCCTGCGTGAACACCGTATACCGACTTCTGAATTCCGCGTCGTCAAATCGCTAGCTGGACTGAGCGAATCTCTGCAGCAGCTCAATGGTGCCGCAGTTTTGAAAACGGCTCGCGATGGCTACGACGGAAAAGGGCAGTGGAAACTTCGGGGCGATGAAACGCCTGAGCAACTCGGATCAATCTGGAACGAGGTCTCAGATCGAAAGTGCACGTTGGAGCGATTGGTCGATTTGCAAAAAGAGGTTTCCATGATCGTCGCCGGCGATCAACACGGAAACATCAAAACGATTGGTCCGATGTGCAATCAACACGTCAATCATATTTTGGACACGACGTGGGTGGACCACTCTTGCGAAGATTCAATTGGAACGCGGACTCGTGAGCTCTCAATTGAGATCGCCAGGCACTTTGGGTTGGTCGGCACGTTTTGCGTTGAGTTCTTCATCAACACCGAAGGCGAAGTTCTGGTCAACGAGATCGCGCCTCGCCCGCACAATTCTGGCCATCTCACCATCGACGCTTTTTCTCTGTCCCAGTTTGACTTGCAGGCCTTGGCCGTATCCGGTCATGAAATCACGGAACCAATCGAGCTTGAGCCCGCGGTGATGGTGAATTTGCTTGGCGATCTGTGGCTGCAGCAAGAACCTGCCTTTGAAGCGGCGGCTGACGAATTGGACTGCGAAATATTTCTGCATCTTTACGGCAAGAAGGCCGCGCGAGCTGGAAGGAAGATGGGACACGCAACCATCGTTGCTGAGTCTTTGGATGCGGCGATAGAGCACGCGAAACGATATCGGCAACTGCTACATCACCGCGCTGCCGCGAATCACAACTCCTGA
- a CDS encoding acyl-CoA thioesterase gives MSRKEVPMRRSYAVQENIVLPGDTNMHNTMFGGLLMKHIDETAAISARRHSKCPVVTASNDGVHFHRPIQNDDIVKLESFVCSVGRTSMEVFIKISTEQSHTGDVELAAISYLTFVALGDDGKPTEVPLPVPDSDEEKLVHQDRATRKEMRLKKREETNALINSLSLSQS, from the coding sequence ATGTCCCGAAAAGAAGTTCCGATGCGCCGGTCCTACGCCGTGCAGGAAAATATTGTGTTGCCCGGCGACACGAACATGCACAACACAATGTTCGGTGGTCTGTTGATGAAACACATCGACGAAACCGCAGCGATCTCGGCCAGACGGCATTCGAAATGCCCTGTGGTTACTGCGTCCAATGATGGCGTGCACTTTCATCGACCGATCCAGAACGACGACATCGTGAAGCTTGAATCATTCGTGTGCTCGGTCGGCCGGACTTCGATGGAAGTGTTTATCAAGATCTCGACAGAGCAATCGCATACCGGCGATGTGGAGCTGGCAGCGATCTCATACCTGACGTTCGTGGCTTTGGGCGATGACGGCAAACCGACCGAAGTCCCGCTACCTGTCCCCGACAGCGACGAAGAAAAATTGGTGCACCAGGATCGGGCAACCAGGAAAGAAATGCGGCTTAAAAAGCGTGAAGAAACCAACGCTTTGATCAATTCGCTGAGTCTGAGTCAATCTTGA
- a CDS encoding DUF1573 domain-containing protein: MLTEYSHDFGEVNKGDMPEYRFEIKNIYQEPINIAQVFSSCGCTQVSVSKRQLKSWETAEIICRFNSKPFNGFKQATVTVRFGQPMVGEVQLTVKGTIVNAVRVNPESIDFGQVSRGKNPVFNTTITGPANSPFQIIDIKSTFPHVGVSLQQPVRTASNQIQYTMQTRLKDSAPDGYSQGDLFIVVQDGTSRRQIPLKFSTRVASAIKLSPSVITLNNVEPGEKIKKTVVIRADEPFKITDVKCRTKAFRVSAKKSGMSKTHIVDVSYTGEEGKTGKHECELTFYTTLGDEPAGKIKAIVEFSSDEVSVDDSEPLLISDR; the protein is encoded by the coding sequence ATGCTGACTGAGTACTCGCATGATTTCGGAGAGGTCAACAAGGGCGATATGCCCGAGTACCGCTTTGAGATTAAGAACATCTATCAGGAGCCGATTAACATCGCTCAGGTGTTCTCAAGCTGCGGTTGCACGCAGGTATCAGTTTCCAAACGCCAATTGAAATCGTGGGAAACCGCAGAGATCATTTGCCGTTTCAACAGCAAGCCATTCAACGGATTCAAGCAGGCGACCGTCACCGTTCGTTTTGGTCAGCCGATGGTCGGCGAAGTCCAGCTTACGGTCAAAGGCACCATCGTGAACGCGGTCCGCGTCAATCCGGAGTCCATCGATTTCGGTCAGGTCTCGCGTGGTAAAAATCCTGTCTTTAATACGACGATCACCGGGCCGGCAAACTCGCCGTTTCAAATTATTGATATCAAGAGCACGTTTCCGCATGTCGGTGTTTCGCTGCAGCAGCCAGTTCGCACGGCCAGCAATCAAATTCAATACACGATGCAAACGCGTTTGAAGGATTCTGCTCCTGACGGATACAGTCAGGGCGATTTGTTCATCGTTGTTCAGGACGGCACGTCTCGGCGTCAGATTCCGCTGAAGTTTTCCACGCGAGTTGCTTCTGCGATCAAGCTCAGCCCTTCCGTGATTACCTTGAACAATGTTGAACCTGGCGAGAAGATAAAAAAGACTGTTGTCATCCGTGCTGATGAGCCTTTCAAGATTACCGACGTCAAATGCCGCACGAAAGCGTTTCGTGTTTCAGCCAAAAAATCAGGGATGAGCAAAACGCACATCGTGGATGTTTCTTACACGGGTGAAGAAGGCAAAACTGGAAAGCACGAGTGCGAACTGACTTTCTACACGACCCTTGGCGATGAACCCGCGGGCAAGATCAAAGCGATCGTAGAATTTTCGAGTGATGAAGTCTCGGTGGATGACTCCGAACCGCTCCTGATTTCAGACCGCTAG
- a CDS encoding gamma-glutamylcyclotransferase family protein, which yields MYRVFVYGTLKRGFCRHSALESQKFLGEAATEPGYMLYDPGDYPGMVRCEQGRAIEGELFEVDHACLLNLDLIEGVDEGYYSREPVRLMPPWRDESAMTYLYQKPIDGFSAIRGWHSR from the coding sequence ATGTATCGGGTTTTCGTTTACGGTACGCTCAAGCGTGGTTTTTGCCGCCACTCGGCTCTTGAATCGCAGAAGTTTCTCGGAGAAGCGGCGACCGAGCCCGGATATATGCTGTACGATCCTGGCGACTATCCTGGAATGGTTCGGTGCGAGCAGGGAAGGGCGATTGAAGGAGAACTTTTCGAGGTTGATCACGCTTGCCTTCTGAATCTTGACTTGATCGAGGGCGTGGATGAAGGATATTACAGTCGCGAACCGGTTCGGCTGATGCCGCCTTGGCGTGACGAATCGGCAATGACTTATCTTTACCAGAAACCGATCGATGGTTTCTCAGCAATTCGCGGTTGGCATTCTCGCTGA
- a CDS encoding tRNA modification GTPase, with protein MGVSQSHEDTIVAVASPHGPGIRGIVRLSGPATVQCVSQVFRSDSGCDIASTRQTDSIPGSLSVSGVNIPGNLLLWPTERSFTKQPSAEFHTFGSPPVLELAVNELCRYGARPAEPGEFTMRAFLSGRLDLTQAEAVLAVIDAKNRKQLDVAIDQLAGGMGSRLDATRTELIAALAELEAGLDFVEEDIEFISNEAMIAKLTSALGSIEALLLQLTSRDSRNDRFRVGLFGLPNAGKSSLFNTLASKELAIVSDIQGTTTDRVSAVCEIDGQRLELVDTAGLEQIEDASSIAAASQQHRADEIRQCDLALVCISAADSAADVESQLHQLQSFPLDSTIVVLTKIDQVDADEVAAKVQQTQRLVPAVEIIASSSETARGAEQLQQRIAQAASDSQSAESAVVGSTMLRTGQSLEEAQSAIESALSAAQSGIGEEVVASEVRSALDCIGLVVGTIYTDDILDVVFGKFCIGK; from the coding sequence GTGGGCGTAAGCCAAAGCCACGAAGACACCATCGTTGCAGTCGCTTCGCCACATGGTCCGGGCATTCGCGGCATCGTCCGGCTATCCGGACCCGCGACGGTGCAATGCGTCTCGCAAGTTTTTCGCTCCGACAGCGGTTGCGATATCGCGTCAACGAGGCAAACAGACTCAATTCCGGGCAGCTTGTCGGTGTCTGGCGTCAACATCCCCGGCAACCTGCTCCTGTGGCCGACAGAACGAAGCTTTACCAAGCAGCCGTCGGCCGAATTTCACACCTTCGGTTCGCCTCCGGTGCTCGAACTAGCAGTCAACGAACTCTGTCGCTACGGCGCTCGGCCAGCCGAACCTGGCGAATTCACGATGCGAGCCTTTCTGTCAGGCCGGCTGGATCTGACTCAGGCGGAAGCGGTCTTGGCCGTGATCGACGCGAAAAATCGAAAGCAGCTGGACGTTGCGATTGATCAGCTTGCAGGCGGCATGGGAAGTCGGCTCGACGCAACGAGAACCGAACTGATCGCTGCGTTAGCGGAACTCGAAGCTGGACTGGATTTTGTGGAAGAAGACATCGAGTTCATCAGCAACGAGGCGATGATCGCAAAACTCACTTCGGCACTCGGTTCAATTGAAGCTCTGCTGCTCCAGCTCACGAGCCGCGACAGCCGTAACGATCGTTTTCGCGTTGGCCTGTTCGGTTTGCCAAACGCCGGAAAAAGCAGTCTGTTCAACACTCTGGCGAGCAAGGAATTGGCGATCGTTTCCGACATTCAAGGTACAACGACTGATCGCGTGAGTGCAGTTTGCGAAATCGACGGGCAGCGCCTCGAGCTTGTCGATACGGCTGGGCTGGAGCAAATCGAAGACGCCAGTTCGATCGCCGCCGCATCGCAACAGCACCGCGCGGATGAGATCCGGCAATGCGACCTCGCACTGGTTTGCATCTCGGCAGCGGACTCTGCGGCCGACGTTGAGTCACAGCTTCACCAACTGCAATCATTTCCGCTCGATTCGACAATTGTCGTGCTGACCAAGATCGATCAGGTCGACGCGGATGAGGTCGCGGCAAAAGTTCAGCAGACCCAACGGTTGGTCCCGGCGGTGGAAATCATCGCCTCCAGCTCTGAAACGGCGAGAGGTGCCGAACAACTCCAACAACGAATTGCTCAGGCTGCTTCTGATTCACAGTCGGCAGAATCGGCTGTCGTAGGGTCAACAATGCTGCGAACCGGTCAGAGCCTGGAAGAGGCACAATCTGCCATTGAATCAGCGTTGTCCGCGGCCCAAAGCGGCATTGGCGAGGAAGTCGTCGCGTCGGAAGTCCGCTCAGCCCTGGATTGTATCGGGCTGGTGGTCGGGACGATTTACACGGACGATATTCTGGACGTCGTGTTCGGCAAATTTTGCATCGGAAAATGA